GGCCCATGCCGCAGCCTTCCGGCGCACCGAGGCATTGTGGGCGTCATCGGGCGATGCGGGCCTGCGCGTTGCGGCGGAAGAAGAGCCGAAGCTCACCGCCTATCTCGACAGCATGGACAGAACGCGCCGCAAGCGCGCGCTGCGCCAGACCGGTGCGGCCCTGATCGCGGCGTTTGCTATTTTCTCCGGCACGATGTGGCTCGAGCGGCCGCATCTCTTTCAGGATCTGATGGCCGATCATGTGACGGCGCGCGGCGAGCGGCGGAGTGTTGTGCTTGCCGACGGCTCGACCGTTCTGCTCGATGCCGACACCGCAATCGATGAGGATTTTTCATCGTCCGAGCGGCGCGTGCGCCTGCATCGCGGCACGGCCTTCTTCTCCGTCGCCAAAACCGGAACGCCCTTCATCGTCGAAACCGATGGCGGCGAAGTGCGCGTTCTTGGAACACAGTTCGATGTACGTATGACCGGCGGCGGGTCAACGGTCACGCTCGCCGAAGGCAAAGTGCAGGTCGATGCCGGTCCGCATCATGCGGGGCTGAAACCGGGCGAGCAGATCAGGCTTGAAGGCGGCGGTTTGAGCGATGTGACGCCTGCCGATCTCGATGCGGCTCTCGCCTGGCGCGAAGGGCGTTTCGTCTTCAGCGAAGCGCGTCTGGCCGATGTCGTTGCCGAAATCGGCCGCTATCGCGGCGGGCGCATCGTGATTGCCGATGAGAAGCTCGCGGACTGGATCGTCTCCGGCTCGCTGCCGCTCGACGATCCGGACGAGGCGCTGAAATCTCTGCAATCTTCGGTCGGGTTCTCCATGCGTACAATCGCCGGGCGTCTTGTTGTTTTGAATTGATCGAATTTGATCACGCAGAAAATTCGCCACCAATGATGAGGGAGGCGTTATTCAGCCCGTGAATCCTGATGAAAGCCCGAGCGAAAGCGCGGGCAGGGGATCAGGGTTGGGGTTGTGTTATGCGTGTGTACGCGTTGCGTTTCGGTGCGGTGCTGT
Above is a window of Terrihabitans soli DNA encoding:
- a CDS encoding FecR family protein, whose product is MTEDLFSRDPDEAALAWFTRLRGKPTSADHAGFERWLNASPAHAAAFRRTEALWASSGDAGLRVAAEEEPKLTAYLDSMDRTRRKRALRQTGAALIAAFAIFSGTMWLERPHLFQDLMADHVTARGERRSVVLADGSTVLLDADTAIDEDFSSSERRVRLHRGTAFFSVAKTGTPFIVETDGGEVRVLGTQFDVRMTGGGSTVTLAEGKVQVDAGPHHAGLKPGEQIRLEGGGLSDVTPADLDAALAWREGRFVFSEARLADVVAEIGRYRGGRIVIADEKLADWIVSGSLPLDDPDEALKSLQSSVGFSMRTIAGRLVVLN